One Trichomycterus rosablanca isolate fTriRos1 chromosome 10, fTriRos1.hap1, whole genome shotgun sequence DNA window includes the following coding sequences:
- the arhgap23b gene encoding rho GTPase-activating protein 23 isoform X5, protein MNGVTFCLVGIPPVSQSQAKGQRDGILQSTENAAPGSRENVAWKGPRTVVLQKNSQGFGFTLRHFIVYPPESALHTSLKDVENGNGKGNVKGRLEPMDTIFVKNVRETGPAHQAGLCTGDRLVKVNGESILGKTYSQVISLIQNSETVLELSIMPKDEDVLQLVSAYSQDAYLKGNEPYTGGAQNLPEPPPVCNSANKPSSSSPAQTFIPPDNLNCRRGSSGLIESWSSGDGQGVARRLALRHHRSRSSTIAISPLDFHFSNHNAAVASASLPHPRKGSLPPSHRELCQQALSNWYHSQTLDYPAPPISPHHRSVSQDALLLPYEPATRVNRPSHTDLHWTRRGGTSGAGQSNRSCSENPLSAYAGYKQSYGCSLETLNHPAALISPHERSVWPSQSSQPIRTEEQPSSAGQRMVTSAPAPQSGRSSSTAQPKRSPAQTLDDQTVGYRSYSPSFCRKAGHLMQQAHSFREPSYTGPPLSWTSTPKTSPPESAPSSGRDSSPLSLPSTTDTQNPVSEDVGGGAATEESVLAQTQGVVLRQKPPYSKRTPQAMRHPNYAVPVDLPEPQVASAPTAQTGEPTKRSNGNLQPLPVEQDSLASIPFIGSKFKRHSFKDWHLLLRTGNVKNSRRSSYLLAITTERSKSCDEGLNTFRDEGRRFSRLPKRVKSFFTEGSLESLRAAEEARSKRHSTSELGSITLTDIRKEGWLHYKQILTEKGKKVGGGMRPWKRVFSVLRTHSLFLYKDKREAVLHGAGALGHGAGQGEDEQPISIRGCLIDIAYSETKRKHTLRLTTQDFCEYLLQAEDRDDMLSWIRVIRENSKTDSEELGFSGQALINKKLNDYRKQSLTGTKPDTSPRVHRMMQPFLLSKMENTSGVNRFLKTDSKEDGSSPKATWSINIMKKGKKTGPKAFGVRLEDCPPGADNKFVPLIVETCCTLVEEMGLEYTGIYRVPGNNAMVSSLQEQLNKGLDINTAEERWQDLNVISSLLKSFFRKLPEPLFTDDKYNEFIYANRLEDAGDRLKTMRKLIRDLPDRYYHTLQFLVAHLKRVADHSEKNKMEPRNLALVFGPTLVRTSEDNMTDMVTHMPDRYKIVETLILHYAWFFSDELNKDEKAPEDQRDEQPIPNIDHLLSNIGRTARLGDTSDSTNSDSVKHKGSLSSKKDASTKDFLPLSIISAVTRKRKKQRSAGPTDSSSDEDSEHEPVKASNYGEMHESAGETSEGVDERESERSESQQKEADEKFGEGNKTLESCEEGGQEEVGGREEDGTPASLRAESDHEKPQRPRSFLYSHQSSSGLRVTVESESSPSPPCSGGTQRLGQTNPAGRKKLRGDRARPRSLYEEPGLERAVGLARVKASLIRGQERLRQAMSPSREPPVQHSWLSQVQANLLSSANDLWRSGAPRRHASPETRRRRRDWRRHTVVGNSGEG, encoded by the exons GCGAAAGGGCAGCGAGATGGAATCCTGCAGTCCACTGAGAACGCTGCTCCAGGGTCCAGAGAGAACGTGGCTTGGAAGGGTCCTCGTACCGTGGTCCTGCAGAAGAACTCTCAGGGCTTTGGTTTTACACTACGACACTTTATAGTGTATCCGCCCGAGTCGGCCCTTCACACGTCCCTGAAG gatgtggaaaatggaaatggaaaag GGAATGTGAAGGGCCGCCTCGAGCCCATGGACACTATTTTTGTAAAGAATGTGAGGGAAACGGGTCCTGCTCACCAGGCTGGGCTTTGTACAG GTGATCGTCTGGTGAAAGTGAATGGAGAGAGTATTTTGGGGAAAACCTATTCTCAGGTCATATCACTGATTCAGAACAG TGAGACTGTGCTCGAGCTGTCCATCATGCCTAAAGATGAGGACGTTCTCCAGCTGGTAAGT GCGTACTCTCAGGACGCCTACCTAAAGGGAAATGAACCGTACACGGGAGGGGCCCAGAACCTTCCAGAACCTCCTCCAGTCTGCAACTCAGCCAACAAGCCTAGTTCCTCCAGCCCAGCTCAGACCTTCATCCCTCCTGACAACCTGAACTGCAGGCGTGGCTCATCGGGCCTCATAGAAAGCTGGTCCTCCGGCGATGGTCAGGGCGTCGCCCGCCGGCTTGCTCTTCGCCATCACCGTTCTCGATCCTCGACTATAGCTATCAGCCCGCTGGACTTTCACTTCTCCAACCACAATGCAGCCGTCGCGTCAGCCTCCCTGCCCCACCCGCGGAAGGGCAGCCTGCCACCCTCGCACCGTGAGCTGTGCCAGCAGGCGCTGTCTAACTGGTACCACAGTCAAACACTGGATTACCCAGCCCCGCCCATTTCACCCCACCACCGCAGTGTCTCCCAGGATGCACTGCTTCTTCCCTACGAACCAGCCACAAGAGTTAACCGGCCCTCCCATACGGACTTACACTGGACACGCAGGGGGGGCACGAGTGGGGCGGGGCAGTCAAACCGTTCCTGCTCTGAAAATCCTCTGTCTGCTTATGCTGGGTACAAGCAGAGCTACGGGTGCTCGCTAGAGACGCTCAACCACCCGGCGGCACTGATTTCACCCCACGAGCGCTCGGTCTGGCCTTCACAGAGcagccagccaatcagaacaGAGGAGCAACCGAGCTCAGCCGGTCAGCGCATGGTCACGTCCGCTCCTGCACCCCAGTCAGGCAGGAGCTCCAGCACAGCGCAGCCCAAACGCTCACCTGCACAAACGCTAGATGATCAAACGGTGGGTTACCGCAGCTACAGTCCATCGTTCTGTCGCAAAGCAGGTCACCTCATGCAGCAGGCGCACTCCTTCAGAGAACCGTCCTACACCGGCCCCCCTCTCAGCTGGACCTCTACACCCAAAACCAGCCCCCCTGAGAGTGCACCCTCATCAGGCAGGGATTCGTCCCCTCTCTCCCTGCCCTCCACCACTGACACCCAGAACCCAGTCAGTGAAGACGTGGGTGGTGGAGCAGCAACAGAAGAGTCAGTTCTGGCACAGACACAGGGGGTCGTCCTCAGACAAAAACCCCCCTACAGCAAACGCACCCCCCAAGCAATGCGTCATCCAAACTACGCTGTGCCTGTAGATCTACCCGAACCTCAGGTAGCTTCAGCCCCCACTGCACAGACAGGAGAACCTACAAAACGCTCCAACGGGAACCTGCAACCCCTCCCTGTGGAGCAGGACTCGCTGGCATCCATTCCCTTCATAG GCTCCAAATTTAAAAGACATTCTTTCAAAGATTGGCATTTATTGCTCAGGACCG GCAATGTTAAGAACAGCCGTCGCTCTTCCTACCTTCTGGCCATCACCACCGAACGCTCCAAGTCATGTGATGAGGGTCTGAACACGTTTCGAGATGAAGGACGCAGGTTCTC GAGGTTACCAAAGAGAGTGAAAAGCTTTTTCACAGAGGGT tcccTGGAGAGTCTGAGAGCAGCAGAGGAAGCTCGATCCAAACGCCACTCCACCTCTGAGCTGGGCAGCATCACACTAACAGACATCAGGAAGGAGGGCTGGCTGCACTACAAACAGATCCTAACAGAGAAGGGCAAG AAAGTGGGTGGTGGCATGCGCCCGTGGAAGCGGGTATTTTCTGTGCTGCGCACCCACTCGCTGTTCCTGTATAAAGATAAGCGGGAGGCGGTGCTCCATGGAGCCGGGGCGTTGGGGCACGGTGCCGGTCAGGGCGAGGACGAGCAGCCCATCAGCATCCGCGGCTGCCTGATCGACATCGCCTACAGCGAAACGAAGCGTAAACACACGCTGCGGCTCACCACGCAGGACTTCTGCGAGTACCTGCTGCAGGCCGAGGACCGGGACGACATGCTGAGCTGGATCCGGGTCATTCGAGAGAACAGCAAGACCGACAGTGAG GAGCTGGGTTTCTCCGGACAGGCTCTCATCAATAAAAAACTCAACGACTACAGGAAACAAAG TCTCACAGGTACTAAACCTGACACGTCTCCCCGAGTCCACAGAATGATGCAGCCGTTCCTGCTGTCAAAGATGGAGAACACATCAGGAGTAAACCGCTTCCTCAAAACAGACAGCAAGG AGGACGGCAGCTCTCCTAAAGCTACATGGAGCATCAACATCatgaagaaaggaaagaaaactGGACCTAAAGCGTTTGGGGTTCGACTGGAGGACTGCCCCCCGGGAGCCGATAACAAG TTTGTTCCTCTGATCGTGGAGACGTGCTGTACCCTGGTAGAAGAGATGGGTCTGGAATATACTGGAATCTACAGGGTGCCAGGAAACAATGCCATGGTGTCCAGCCTTCAGGAGCAGCTCAACAAGGGCCTGGACATCAACACTGCTGAGGAG AGATGGCAGGACCTGAACGTCATCAGCAGCCTCCTCAAGTCTTTCTTCAGGAAGCTTCCAGAACCTCTGTTCACTGATG ATAAATACAATGAGTTCATCTACGCTAATCGATTAGAGGACGCTGGAGACCGATTAAAGACCATGAGGAAACTG ATTCGTGATTTACCTGATCGTTACTACCACACACTTCAATTTCTAGTTGCTCATCTTAAGAGAGTCGCGGATCACTCAGAGAAGAATAAG ATGGAGCCCAGGAACCTGGCCCTCGTGTTTGGCCCCACGCTGGTGCGCACGTCAGAGGACAACATGACAGACATGGTCACTCACATGCCTGACCGCTACAAGATTGTGGAGACGCTCATTCTGCAT TATGCCTGGTTCTTCAGTGATGAGCTTAATAAAGATGAAAAG GCCCCTGAGGACCAAAGAGATGAGCAACCTATCCCAAATATTGACCACCTGCTCTCCAACATTGGTCGAACAGCTCGGCTGGGTGACACTTCAG ATTCCACTAACAGCGATTCAGTTAAACACAAG GGATCTTTGAGTTCAAAGAAAGATGCGAGTACCAAagatttcctcccactgtccatcATATCTGCTGTGACCCGGAAGAGGAAGAAGCAGCGGAGCGCCGGCCCTACAGACAGCAGCAGCGATGAGGACTCTGAGCACGAGCCAGTCAAAGCCAGCAACTACGGGGAGATGCACGAGAGTGCAGGAGAGACGAGCGAGGGTGTGGAtgagagagagtcagagagaTCAGAGAGTCAGCAGAAAGAGGCAGACGAGAAGTTTGGAGAGGGGAATAAAACATTAGAGTCATGTGAGGAAGGAGGACAGGAGGAGGtaggagggagggaggaggaCGGGACCCCGGCGTCCCTCAGGGCAGAGTCAGATCACGAGAAGCCACAGCGGCCTCGTAGCTTCCTTTATTCCCACCAAAGTTCATCAGGGCTGAGAGTCACAGTCGAGTCAGAGAGCTCCCCCTCTCCCCCCTGCTCAGGTGGCACCCAGAGACTCGGCCAGACCAACCCCGCAGGTCGTAAGAAACTGCGCGGGGACAGGGCGCGGCCTCGCTCCCTGTACGAGGAGCCGGGACTGGAGCGAGCGGTGGGACTGGCTCGAGTCAAAGCTTCGCTTATACGAGGTCAGGAGAGGCTGCGCCAGGCCATGTCCCCCAGCCGAGAGCCCCCGGTCCAGCATAGCTGGTTAAGCCAGGTCCAGGCCAACCTGCTCTCTTCTGCCAACGACCTCTGGAGGTCAGGGGCCCCACGGAGGCACGCCTCCCCCGAGACGCGGCGCAGGAGGAGGGACTGGAGACGCCATACAGTAGTGGGGAACAGCGGGGAGGGCTAA
- the arhgap23b gene encoding rho GTPase-activating protein 23 isoform X4, with protein MNGVTFCLVGIPPVSQSQAKGQRDGILQSTENAAPGSRENVAWKGPRTVVLQKNSQGFGFTLRHFIVYPPESALHTSLKDVENGNGKGNVKGRLEPMDTIFVKNVRETGPAHQAGLCTGDRLVKVNGESILGKTYSQVISLIQNSETVLELSIMPKDEDVLQLVSAYSQDAYLKGNEPYTGGAQNLPEPPPVCNSANKPSSSSPAQTFIPPDNLNCRRGSSGLIESWSSGDGQGVARRLALRHHRSRSSTIAISPLDFHFSNHNAAVASASLPHPRKGSLPPSHRELCQQALSNWYHSQTLDYPAPPISPHHRSVSQDALLLPYEPATRVNRPSHTDLHWTRRGGTSGAGQSNRSCSENPLSAYAGYKQSYGCSLETLNHPAALISPHERSVWPSQSSQPIRTEEQPSSAGQRMVTSAPAPQSGRSSSTAQPKRSPAQTLDDQTVGYRSYSPSFCRKAGHLMQQAHSFREPSYTGPPLSWTSTPKTSPPESAPSSGRDSSPLSLPSTTDTQNPVSEDVGGGAATEESVLAQTQGVVLRQKPPYSKRTPQAMRHPNYAVPVDLPEPQVASAPTAQTGEPTKRSNGNLQPLPVEQDSLASIPFIDDTISPSMDLLAQHVPASSVVSSSQCQTPTVSSSPVTPSSTFPPLTQLHHSDCSNVKNSRRSSYLLAITTERSKSCDEGLNTFRDEGRRFSRLPKRVKSFFTEGSLESLRAAEEARSKRHSTSELGSITLTDIRKEGWLHYKQILTEKGKKVGGGMRPWKRVFSVLRTHSLFLYKDKREAVLHGAGALGHGAGQGEDEQPISIRGCLIDIAYSETKRKHTLRLTTQDFCEYLLQAEDRDDMLSWIRVIRENSKTDSEELGFSGQALINKKLNDYRKQSLTGTKPDTSPRVHRMMQPFLLSKMENTSGVNRFLKTDSKEDGSSPKATWSINIMKKGKKTGPKAFGVRLEDCPPGADNKFVPLIVETCCTLVEEMGLEYTGIYRVPGNNAMVSSLQEQLNKGLDINTAEERWQDLNVISSLLKSFFRKLPEPLFTDDKYNEFIYANRLEDAGDRLKTMRKLIRDLPDRYYHTLQFLVAHLKRVADHSEKNKMEPRNLALVFGPTLVRTSEDNMTDMVTHMPDRYKIVETLILHYAWFFSDELNKDEKAPEDQRDEQPIPNIDHLLSNIGRTARLGDTSDSTNSDSVKHKGSLSSKKDASTKDFLPLSIISAVTRKRKKQRSAGPTDSSSDEDSEHEPVKASNYGEMHESAGETSEGVDERESERSESQQKEADEKFGEGNKTLESCEEGGQEEVGGREEDGTPASLRAESDHEKPQRPRSFLYSHQSSSGLRVTVESESSPSPPCSGGTQRLGQTNPAGRKKLRGDRARPRSLYEEPGLERAVGLARVKASLIRGQERLRQAMSPSREPPVQHSWLSQVQANLLSSANDLWRSGAPRRHASPETRRRRRDWRRHTVVGNSGEG; from the exons GCGAAAGGGCAGCGAGATGGAATCCTGCAGTCCACTGAGAACGCTGCTCCAGGGTCCAGAGAGAACGTGGCTTGGAAGGGTCCTCGTACCGTGGTCCTGCAGAAGAACTCTCAGGGCTTTGGTTTTACACTACGACACTTTATAGTGTATCCGCCCGAGTCGGCCCTTCACACGTCCCTGAAG gatgtggaaaatggaaatggaaaag GGAATGTGAAGGGCCGCCTCGAGCCCATGGACACTATTTTTGTAAAGAATGTGAGGGAAACGGGTCCTGCTCACCAGGCTGGGCTTTGTACAG GTGATCGTCTGGTGAAAGTGAATGGAGAGAGTATTTTGGGGAAAACCTATTCTCAGGTCATATCACTGATTCAGAACAG TGAGACTGTGCTCGAGCTGTCCATCATGCCTAAAGATGAGGACGTTCTCCAGCTGGTAAGT GCGTACTCTCAGGACGCCTACCTAAAGGGAAATGAACCGTACACGGGAGGGGCCCAGAACCTTCCAGAACCTCCTCCAGTCTGCAACTCAGCCAACAAGCCTAGTTCCTCCAGCCCAGCTCAGACCTTCATCCCTCCTGACAACCTGAACTGCAGGCGTGGCTCATCGGGCCTCATAGAAAGCTGGTCCTCCGGCGATGGTCAGGGCGTCGCCCGCCGGCTTGCTCTTCGCCATCACCGTTCTCGATCCTCGACTATAGCTATCAGCCCGCTGGACTTTCACTTCTCCAACCACAATGCAGCCGTCGCGTCAGCCTCCCTGCCCCACCCGCGGAAGGGCAGCCTGCCACCCTCGCACCGTGAGCTGTGCCAGCAGGCGCTGTCTAACTGGTACCACAGTCAAACACTGGATTACCCAGCCCCGCCCATTTCACCCCACCACCGCAGTGTCTCCCAGGATGCACTGCTTCTTCCCTACGAACCAGCCACAAGAGTTAACCGGCCCTCCCATACGGACTTACACTGGACACGCAGGGGGGGCACGAGTGGGGCGGGGCAGTCAAACCGTTCCTGCTCTGAAAATCCTCTGTCTGCTTATGCTGGGTACAAGCAGAGCTACGGGTGCTCGCTAGAGACGCTCAACCACCCGGCGGCACTGATTTCACCCCACGAGCGCTCGGTCTGGCCTTCACAGAGcagccagccaatcagaacaGAGGAGCAACCGAGCTCAGCCGGTCAGCGCATGGTCACGTCCGCTCCTGCACCCCAGTCAGGCAGGAGCTCCAGCACAGCGCAGCCCAAACGCTCACCTGCACAAACGCTAGATGATCAAACGGTGGGTTACCGCAGCTACAGTCCATCGTTCTGTCGCAAAGCAGGTCACCTCATGCAGCAGGCGCACTCCTTCAGAGAACCGTCCTACACCGGCCCCCCTCTCAGCTGGACCTCTACACCCAAAACCAGCCCCCCTGAGAGTGCACCCTCATCAGGCAGGGATTCGTCCCCTCTCTCCCTGCCCTCCACCACTGACACCCAGAACCCAGTCAGTGAAGACGTGGGTGGTGGAGCAGCAACAGAAGAGTCAGTTCTGGCACAGACACAGGGGGTCGTCCTCAGACAAAAACCCCCCTACAGCAAACGCACCCCCCAAGCAATGCGTCATCCAAACTACGCTGTGCCTGTAGATCTACCCGAACCTCAGGTAGCTTCAGCCCCCACTGCACAGACAGGAGAACCTACAAAACGCTCCAACGGGAACCTGCAACCCCTCCCTGTGGAGCAGGACTCGCTGGCATCCATTCCCTTCATAG ACGATACCATCAGTCCCAGTATGGACCTGCTGGCTCAGCATGTTCCTGCCTCTTCAGTGGTGTCCAGCAGTCAGTGTCAGACTCCTACTGTCTCCAGCAGCCCTGTCACTCCCTCCTCCACCTTCCCCCCTCTCACCCAACTCCATCACTCCGACTGCA GCAATGTTAAGAACAGCCGTCGCTCTTCCTACCTTCTGGCCATCACCACCGAACGCTCCAAGTCATGTGATGAGGGTCTGAACACGTTTCGAGATGAAGGACGCAGGTTCTC GAGGTTACCAAAGAGAGTGAAAAGCTTTTTCACAGAGGGT tcccTGGAGAGTCTGAGAGCAGCAGAGGAAGCTCGATCCAAACGCCACTCCACCTCTGAGCTGGGCAGCATCACACTAACAGACATCAGGAAGGAGGGCTGGCTGCACTACAAACAGATCCTAACAGAGAAGGGCAAG AAAGTGGGTGGTGGCATGCGCCCGTGGAAGCGGGTATTTTCTGTGCTGCGCACCCACTCGCTGTTCCTGTATAAAGATAAGCGGGAGGCGGTGCTCCATGGAGCCGGGGCGTTGGGGCACGGTGCCGGTCAGGGCGAGGACGAGCAGCCCATCAGCATCCGCGGCTGCCTGATCGACATCGCCTACAGCGAAACGAAGCGTAAACACACGCTGCGGCTCACCACGCAGGACTTCTGCGAGTACCTGCTGCAGGCCGAGGACCGGGACGACATGCTGAGCTGGATCCGGGTCATTCGAGAGAACAGCAAGACCGACAGTGAG GAGCTGGGTTTCTCCGGACAGGCTCTCATCAATAAAAAACTCAACGACTACAGGAAACAAAG TCTCACAGGTACTAAACCTGACACGTCTCCCCGAGTCCACAGAATGATGCAGCCGTTCCTGCTGTCAAAGATGGAGAACACATCAGGAGTAAACCGCTTCCTCAAAACAGACAGCAAGG AGGACGGCAGCTCTCCTAAAGCTACATGGAGCATCAACATCatgaagaaaggaaagaaaactGGACCTAAAGCGTTTGGGGTTCGACTGGAGGACTGCCCCCCGGGAGCCGATAACAAG TTTGTTCCTCTGATCGTGGAGACGTGCTGTACCCTGGTAGAAGAGATGGGTCTGGAATATACTGGAATCTACAGGGTGCCAGGAAACAATGCCATGGTGTCCAGCCTTCAGGAGCAGCTCAACAAGGGCCTGGACATCAACACTGCTGAGGAG AGATGGCAGGACCTGAACGTCATCAGCAGCCTCCTCAAGTCTTTCTTCAGGAAGCTTCCAGAACCTCTGTTCACTGATG ATAAATACAATGAGTTCATCTACGCTAATCGATTAGAGGACGCTGGAGACCGATTAAAGACCATGAGGAAACTG ATTCGTGATTTACCTGATCGTTACTACCACACACTTCAATTTCTAGTTGCTCATCTTAAGAGAGTCGCGGATCACTCAGAGAAGAATAAG ATGGAGCCCAGGAACCTGGCCCTCGTGTTTGGCCCCACGCTGGTGCGCACGTCAGAGGACAACATGACAGACATGGTCACTCACATGCCTGACCGCTACAAGATTGTGGAGACGCTCATTCTGCAT TATGCCTGGTTCTTCAGTGATGAGCTTAATAAAGATGAAAAG GCCCCTGAGGACCAAAGAGATGAGCAACCTATCCCAAATATTGACCACCTGCTCTCCAACATTGGTCGAACAGCTCGGCTGGGTGACACTTCAG ATTCCACTAACAGCGATTCAGTTAAACACAAG GGATCTTTGAGTTCAAAGAAAGATGCGAGTACCAAagatttcctcccactgtccatcATATCTGCTGTGACCCGGAAGAGGAAGAAGCAGCGGAGCGCCGGCCCTACAGACAGCAGCAGCGATGAGGACTCTGAGCACGAGCCAGTCAAAGCCAGCAACTACGGGGAGATGCACGAGAGTGCAGGAGAGACGAGCGAGGGTGTGGAtgagagagagtcagagagaTCAGAGAGTCAGCAGAAAGAGGCAGACGAGAAGTTTGGAGAGGGGAATAAAACATTAGAGTCATGTGAGGAAGGAGGACAGGAGGAGGtaggagggagggaggaggaCGGGACCCCGGCGTCCCTCAGGGCAGAGTCAGATCACGAGAAGCCACAGCGGCCTCGTAGCTTCCTTTATTCCCACCAAAGTTCATCAGGGCTGAGAGTCACAGTCGAGTCAGAGAGCTCCCCCTCTCCCCCCTGCTCAGGTGGCACCCAGAGACTCGGCCAGACCAACCCCGCAGGTCGTAAGAAACTGCGCGGGGACAGGGCGCGGCCTCGCTCCCTGTACGAGGAGCCGGGACTGGAGCGAGCGGTGGGACTGGCTCGAGTCAAAGCTTCGCTTATACGAGGTCAGGAGAGGCTGCGCCAGGCCATGTCCCCCAGCCGAGAGCCCCCGGTCCAGCATAGCTGGTTAAGCCAGGTCCAGGCCAACCTGCTCTCTTCTGCCAACGACCTCTGGAGGTCAGGGGCCCCACGGAGGCACGCCTCCCCCGAGACGCGGCGCAGGAGGAGGGACTGGAGACGCCATACAGTAGTGGGGAACAGCGGGGAGGGCTAA